In Gammaproteobacteria bacterium (ex Lamellibrachia satsuma), a single genomic region encodes these proteins:
- the mltF gene encoding membrane-bound lytic murein transglycosylase MltF, with translation MRLSLYVISLLVLASCSIPPPLIDRIKAGGELVVATRNSGTTYYEGSDGLTGLEYDLVQQFAREIGVKARFVIPKGFEELLPLVTRGEAHLAAAGLTITQARETRLRFGPSYQEITQQVVYRGGKRRPRKVEDLIGKSIEVLPGSSHEEELHRLLKEYPGLGWSSPSDMESEDLLQRVQDEKIDYTIADSNDVAVNRRFMQNIRVAFDLTKPQQLAWAMAHTEDSSLFDAMQTFFDRIHKDGTLAQLIERYYGHVDQLNFVESRTFLRHTDKRLPQYEVLFKKAAEEMGIDWQMLAAIGYQESHWNPNAKSPTGVRGIMMLTRNTAKQVKVTDRLDPEQSITGGARYLEIIEKKIPKRIEEPDRFWMTLAGYNVGFGHLEDARIITQRQGADPDKWADVKKHLPLLSKKKWYSTVKHGYARGQEPVNYVDNIRAYYELLKWKQLQMAPPSEKPELPYALSISPDAL, from the coding sequence ATGCGCCTCTCCCTATACGTAATATCATTACTCGTACTGGCCAGCTGTTCAATTCCGCCTCCGTTGATCGATCGGATCAAAGCCGGTGGTGAATTGGTCGTAGCCACGCGCAACAGTGGCACGACCTATTATGAAGGGTCCGACGGTCTGACAGGACTGGAATACGATCTGGTCCAGCAGTTCGCAAGAGAGATTGGGGTCAAAGCCCGCTTTGTCATACCCAAAGGCTTCGAGGAGTTACTGCCATTGGTCACGCGGGGCGAAGCACATCTTGCAGCCGCAGGACTGACTATCACACAGGCCCGTGAAACCCGCTTGCGTTTCGGCCCATCCTATCAGGAGATCACCCAGCAGGTTGTCTATCGGGGCGGCAAACGGCGGCCAAGAAAGGTCGAAGATCTTATCGGTAAATCGATAGAGGTACTGCCGGGCAGCAGTCACGAGGAGGAGTTGCACAGATTATTGAAGGAGTATCCAGGGCTGGGCTGGTCAAGCCCCAGTGACATGGAGAGCGAAGATCTGCTGCAGCGAGTGCAGGATGAGAAGATCGACTACACCATTGCAGATTCCAATGATGTCGCTGTCAACCGCCGCTTTATGCAGAACATACGCGTTGCTTTTGATCTGACCAAACCCCAACAACTTGCCTGGGCGATGGCGCACACGGAAGACAGCAGTCTGTTTGATGCGATGCAGACCTTCTTCGACCGCATCCATAAAGACGGTACCCTGGCGCAACTGATAGAGCGCTACTACGGCCATGTCGATCAACTCAATTTTGTTGAGTCGAGAACCTTTCTGAGGCACACAGACAAACGCCTGCCCCAATATGAAGTACTGTTCAAAAAGGCGGCGGAAGAGATGGGCATTGACTGGCAAATGCTCGCTGCAATCGGTTATCAGGAGTCACACTGGAACCCAAATGCAAAATCACCCACCGGCGTACGCGGCATCATGATGTTGACCCGAAACACCGCAAAACAGGTCAAGGTGACAGACAGGTTGGACCCGGAACAGAGCATCACGGGTGGTGCCCGTTATCTCGAAATAATCGAAAAGAAGATCCCAAAACGCATCGAGGAACCTGACCGATTCTGGATGACGCTAGCAGGGTATAACGTTGGTTTCGGGCATCTTGAAGATGCCCGCATCATTACCCAGCGACAGGGAGCAGATCCCGACAAGTGGGCAGATGTAAAAAAACATCTCCCCCTGCTCAGCAAGAAAAAATGGTATTCAACAGTAAAACACGGCTATGCCCGTGGACAGGAGCCCGTCAACTATGTCGATAACATAAGAGCTTACTACGAACTGCTCAAATGGAAACAGCTACAGATGGCACCACCAAGCGAGAAGCCGGAATTACCCTATGCCCTCTCGATCTCGCCCGATGCTTTGTAG
- a CDS encoding IS701 family transposase, translating into MQAQRKNMERMEEVVAGADDQRLQHMLTESPWDHRAVLDQVALEADQWLGGTADTCLLLDESGLAKKGKHSVGVKRQWNGRQGKVDNCQVGVFAALGKGHLSTLIDERLYLPKEWVSNPARCRKAGIPEVERKHQSKSELALEMVRHQRTLGLRFAWVGADGGYGKDPAFLRGLEAMGETFVVDIHKDQQVYLEDPQPFIPESTTTRGRRRSRLQAQAARLRVDQWLNEQRDSEWQQVVLRDSSKGKLRVEILHHRVWLWDGKEAQAHQWHLIVRREVNSPETIKYTLSNAPEETPSHCLAKMQAQRFWVERSFQDGKSESGLADYQARKWKSWHHHMALVMMAMLFMLEERIVQKDDHPLLSCSDIESLLRAFLPRRDIERDEILRQMTKRHRKRQAAIDSQYRKQTLEQSVAG; encoded by the coding sequence ATGCAAGCGCAGAGAAAGAACATGGAACGCATGGAAGAGGTGGTTGCAGGCGCAGATGATCAGCGTCTCCAGCATATGCTCACCGAGTCCCCGTGGGATCATCGTGCGGTGTTAGACCAAGTGGCGCTGGAAGCCGATCAATGGCTGGGTGGAACCGCGGATACCTGTCTGTTGCTCGATGAGAGTGGCCTTGCCAAGAAGGGTAAACATTCAGTGGGGGTTAAACGCCAATGGAATGGCCGCCAGGGCAAGGTGGATAACTGCCAGGTTGGTGTATTCGCAGCACTGGGTAAAGGGCACTTGTCCACGCTGATAGATGAACGTCTCTATCTACCCAAAGAGTGGGTATCGAACCCGGCTCGCTGTCGCAAGGCGGGTATCCCGGAAGTTGAACGGAAACATCAAAGCAAGTCAGAGTTGGCGCTGGAGATGGTGCGTCATCAGAGGACGCTTGGCCTGCGTTTTGCCTGGGTGGGTGCAGATGGGGGATACGGGAAGGATCCGGCTTTTCTGAGGGGTTTGGAGGCGATGGGTGAAACCTTTGTGGTGGACATCCACAAAGACCAACAGGTCTACCTGGAAGATCCACAGCCGTTCATACCGGAGAGCACGACAACGCGCGGTCGTCGTCGAAGTCGTCTGCAAGCCCAGGCAGCCCGTCTGCGCGTTGACCAGTGGCTCAATGAGCAACGGGACAGCGAGTGGCAGCAAGTGGTATTACGGGATAGCAGCAAGGGCAAACTGCGCGTCGAGATCCTGCATCATCGGGTTTGGCTTTGGGATGGAAAAGAAGCCCAGGCACATCAATGGCACCTGATTGTACGACGAGAGGTCAATTCACCGGAGACGATTAAATACACCTTGTCGAATGCACCGGAAGAAACGCCATCCCATTGTCTTGCAAAGATGCAGGCGCAGCGGTTCTGGGTTGAGCGTTCGTTCCAGGATGGTAAGAGTGAATCAGGTCTTGCTGATTATCAGGCCCGTAAATGGAAATCCTGGCATCACCATATGGCCTTGGTCATGATGGCGATGTTATTCATGCTCGAAGAGCGAATTGTGCAAAAAGATGATCACCCCTTACTCAGTTGTTCAGACATCGAATCGCTATTGCGTGCCTTCCTGCCACGGCGAGATATTGAACGCGATGAAATACTACGGCAAATGACGAAACGGCATCGTAAACGACAAGCGGCTATCGACTCCCAATATCGAAAACAGACGCTGGAACAGTCGGTTGCCGGGTGA
- a CDS encoding alpha/beta hydrolase, with product MPTNRNKTTFVVQGRDISTWELNEQLAEELTDILQVEVRDGSAVSLAPDRSGESNAVELMATDEDVVELILEDNLQVFTSVGRLREEILTADSHRGAKPDQLVLPRRLTFSNQHSRGEDGLLVEAFKLLDVKGRIIDHVTGKAAEFTARKVAELIEDQLVGDGALFRIHQLDSSGDERSGFQPVKPEEIDNTLPILLFIHGTASSTRGGFSDLWKMSFDDTWDQLKGFYGENILAFEHRTLSESPIDNAIELLEALPENVTLHLVSHSRGGLVGELLCRAQFDESREPFTREEIALFDAENLFGLAGILQELRDDYAHHRRQLQKLNTLLMEKQPRIQRFVRVACPARGTTLASGKLDLYLSGVLNVIGQIPVLKASPIYGLLKTFTLAVAKERTRPEQLPGLEAQMPGSPLIGLLNSTPVSTHASLAVIEGDINPTGIFKKIAMFFLDQFYESDHDLVVNTPSMDGGARRTARIPVLFDQGRDVNHFQYFSNNRTRRGLLSALTETASPPTGFQLRKQTQKTVARTLSAERVSGEVPTVFLLPGLTGSHLAVDNNRIWVDPFDLLRGKFTKLEYKASDVSAQQVVGLAYGDLIDFLADTHEVIPFPYDWRRSVMESGLLLAAAVDERLRNTNQPVHIVAHSMGGIVFRAMIAQDPQLWDRLRERTGSRVLMLGTPNRGSYSIPRIFSRQDSTVKMLALADLRHNQNQLLAVLSQFRGMLELLPLDDQGKIPADNLWDQFGKVLGGDWKRPGKTDLRSAQSTWDKLDSHPLDPERVFYIAGRADETPVAVEVDENPKGKNKIHFFSTSQGDGQVPWNTGIPAGIKHWFVDAVHGDIPDHEPAFAGMREILKAGNTQLLSTRPQTARGIEARREMLPDQIDVYPDEDLLTAVFLGRSTAAAPRKPVQLPIQVSVVHGNLRFATSPVAVGHYQGDSIVSAEAAVDACLENRLKKRLLLNLYPGPLQTNEVLLILLCQIPSPGNRLFQRLFSILGVDSRLSFTMPFRHLP from the coding sequence ATGCCAACAAATCGAAATAAAACCACCTTTGTGGTCCAGGGACGAGATATTTCGACCTGGGAGCTGAACGAGCAACTGGCGGAAGAGCTGACAGATATTCTTCAGGTTGAGGTGCGTGACGGTTCGGCTGTCAGTCTGGCGCCGGATCGATCAGGTGAAAGCAACGCTGTGGAGTTGATGGCCACGGATGAGGACGTGGTCGAACTGATCCTGGAGGACAACCTGCAGGTATTTACCTCGGTGGGCAGGCTGCGGGAAGAGATTTTAACGGCTGACTCTCATCGCGGTGCTAAACCGGATCAGTTGGTGCTGCCCAGGCGACTGACGTTCTCGAATCAGCACTCCCGTGGTGAGGATGGGCTGCTGGTCGAGGCATTCAAACTGCTGGATGTCAAAGGCAGGATTATCGACCATGTGACCGGGAAGGCTGCTGAGTTTACCGCCAGAAAGGTTGCAGAATTGATCGAAGATCAGCTGGTGGGCGATGGTGCCCTGTTTAGGATTCATCAACTGGACAGCAGCGGGGATGAGCGTTCAGGATTTCAACCCGTAAAACCTGAAGAGATTGATAATACACTTCCCATACTGCTGTTCATTCATGGCACAGCCTCCAGTACCAGAGGTGGCTTCTCCGATCTCTGGAAAATGTCTTTTGACGATACCTGGGATCAGCTAAAAGGCTTCTATGGCGAAAATATTCTCGCCTTTGAACACCGCACACTCAGCGAAAGCCCCATCGATAATGCCATAGAATTGCTCGAAGCCTTGCCGGAAAATGTAACCCTGCATCTGGTCAGCCACTCCCGGGGTGGGTTGGTAGGGGAGCTGCTATGCCGAGCTCAATTCGATGAATCGCGTGAGCCATTTACCCGTGAAGAGATTGCGTTATTCGATGCGGAGAACCTCTTCGGTCTTGCCGGCATCCTGCAAGAACTCAGAGACGATTACGCACACCATCGCCGTCAGCTTCAAAAACTCAATACGCTGCTCATGGAGAAGCAGCCCAGGATACAAAGGTTCGTGCGGGTAGCCTGTCCTGCGCGTGGCACTACCCTGGCGAGCGGCAAGCTGGATCTCTATCTATCTGGTGTGCTCAATGTCATCGGTCAGATACCGGTGTTGAAGGCCAGCCCCATATATGGCCTGCTCAAGACCTTCACGTTGGCGGTTGCGAAAGAGCGTACACGCCCGGAACAGTTGCCTGGGTTAGAGGCACAGATGCCGGGTTCACCGCTCATCGGATTGCTCAACAGCACACCGGTAAGTACTCATGCTTCACTGGCAGTGATAGAGGGAGATATCAATCCCACGGGGATCTTTAAGAAAATTGCCATGTTCTTCCTCGACCAGTTCTATGAGAGTGATCATGATCTGGTGGTGAATACCCCTTCCATGGATGGTGGAGCACGGCGAACGGCCCGTATCCCGGTGCTGTTCGATCAGGGCAGGGATGTCAACCATTTCCAGTATTTCAGCAATAATCGAACACGCCGCGGCTTGTTGTCTGCCCTGACCGAAACCGCCTCACCTCCCACCGGTTTTCAGTTGAGGAAGCAGACGCAAAAGACGGTGGCTCGTACCCTGTCTGCCGAACGGGTGTCTGGTGAAGTCCCCACTGTGTTTCTCCTTCCCGGATTGACCGGCAGCCATCTCGCTGTCGACAACAATCGGATCTGGGTGGATCCATTCGACCTGCTGCGGGGCAAATTCACAAAACTTGAATACAAAGCTTCTGACGTCAGTGCACAGCAGGTTGTCGGCCTCGCCTACGGTGACCTGATCGATTTTCTTGCGGATACCCACGAGGTGATTCCCTTCCCTTATGATTGGCGCCGCAGCGTAATGGAGAGTGGACTGTTGCTGGCCGCAGCAGTGGATGAGCGGCTGCGAAATACCAATCAGCCGGTACATATTGTGGCTCACTCGATGGGTGGTATCGTCTTCCGAGCAATGATCGCTCAGGATCCTCAGTTGTGGGATCGTTTGCGGGAGCGGACCGGTTCGCGTGTGCTGATGTTGGGTACCCCGAACAGAGGTTCCTACTCCATCCCCAGGATTTTCTCCCGCCAGGACAGTACGGTGAAAATGCTGGCACTGGCGGATCTTCGGCATAATCAGAATCAACTGCTGGCTGTGCTAAGCCAGTTCAGGGGCATGCTTGAGCTGCTGCCTTTGGATGATCAGGGAAAGATACCGGCAGATAATCTGTGGGACCAATTCGGCAAGGTGTTGGGCGGTGACTGGAAGCGGCCCGGAAAAACGGACCTGCGTAGTGCTCAGAGTACCTGGGATAAGTTGGATAGCCATCCGCTGGATCCGGAAAGGGTTTTCTACATTGCGGGGCGCGCGGATGAGACGCCGGTTGCAGTGGAAGTGGACGAGAATCCGAAGGGAAAAAACAAGATCCATTTTTTCTCCACTTCCCAGGGAGACGGCCAGGTTCCCTGGAACACAGGCATTCCGGCAGGTATCAAGCATTGGTTTGTGGATGCGGTACATGGTGATATTCCTGACCATGAACCAGCCTTTGCCGGGATGCGGGAGATACTGAAGGCGGGCAATACACAACTGCTATCCACTCGTCCGCAGACAGCGCGAGGTATCGAAGCGCGGCGTGAGATGCTGCCTGACCAGATCGACGTCTATCCTGATGAAGATCTACTTACAGCGGTATTTTTGGGACGCTCAACGGCGGCAGCTCCCCGTAAACCCGTGCAACTTCCAATACAGGTCTCGGTGGTGCATGGCAACCTGCGTTTCGCCACCAGCCCGGTGGCAGTGGGTCACTATCAGGGTGACAGCATTGTCAGCGCAGAGGCGGCAGTGGACGCCTGTTTGGAAAACCGGCTCAAAAAGCGTCTGCTGCTAAATCTCTATCCCGGCCCATTACAAACCAACGAGGTGCTTTTAATTCTACTTTGTCAGATTCCATCACCCGGCAACCGACTGTTCCAGCGTCTGTTTTCGATATTGGGAGTCGATAGCCGCTTGTCGTTTACGATGCCGTTTCGTCATTTGCCGTAG
- a CDS encoding response regulator, which produces MPKSFIPATMRLLVTLLLLWSSLSVNAADQQIFSGQTKQISLGPYLEIFEDKQADLDIFDVASPAFEQRFRPVGEEQLSLGYSRSAFWLRFSIHWTDTSPLLLQLAYPLLDSIVFYLPNGPEDFKASKAGDTLPASIRELPSPDILFSMPAIAESEQTYYLRVQSGGSLQLPLYLWSTAEFTSENGKVRYIQGVYYGVMLVMILYNLFLFLFVKDRNYLHYVVYITSYLLFQLSLNGYAQLYLWPENPWWANRSVPFFVGLVTFFAISFSRQFLTTRKYMPRADWLLKGLMVFSLGIMLGGLFLTYDIMAPVSNIAGVLLPIVLLPTGYLSLRSGYRPARFYVIAWSMFLLGIFVTGLMFTGFVPRNLFTSYAMQVGSAMEVVLLSIALADRINILRREKEIAQRESTKNLQQLNEGLEAQVEQRTQELARHASMLEQTVLERTADLRHSNDELSRAVHAKDQFLATMSHELRTPLTAILGLSEILSGKRPGPLTDLQQRYIGIISDSGNHLLALINDILDIAQIESQGMELEPDWIQVEDICQASLALVMPAAEKKGQHIAFKRDPKTETVWADKVRLKQILVNLMGNAVKFTQDGGTIGLDVQGKQEDNSIEFTVWDTGCGIATEDLEGLFKPFVQLDNTFSRQHEGTGLGLNLVYRLTELHGGSIRVESEVGHGSRFIVRLTWNRDAQIQVEPPAQASNLPASDAASPRTGSTTVLMAEDNELNLIILSEFLTDRGFKILSARNGVEAVQMASNTHPDIILMDIQMPKMDGLEATRRIRALPQLASVPIIALTALVMPGDKERCMEAGTDSYLSKPVNLSQLSEEMTSLLKKHSST; this is translated from the coding sequence ATGCCGAAGTCATTCATTCCCGCCACGATGCGCTTGCTGGTCACTCTTCTGTTGCTATGGTCAAGCCTCTCTGTAAACGCCGCTGACCAACAGATTTTCTCGGGTCAGACGAAGCAGATCAGTCTCGGTCCATACCTGGAAATATTCGAAGACAAACAGGCAGACCTGGATATTTTCGATGTCGCCTCCCCTGCATTCGAACAACGTTTTCGCCCTGTCGGCGAGGAGCAGCTCAGCCTCGGTTACAGCAGATCCGCGTTCTGGCTGCGTTTTTCGATTCACTGGACCGATACCAGTCCTCTGCTGCTGCAGCTGGCCTACCCCCTCTTGGATTCCATCGTATTCTATCTTCCGAATGGCCCGGAAGACTTCAAGGCATCAAAAGCAGGCGACACACTGCCGGCTTCCATTCGGGAACTTCCATCACCTGACATTTTGTTCTCTATGCCTGCCATAGCGGAGTCCGAACAAACCTATTACCTGCGTGTTCAATCTGGAGGTAGCCTGCAACTGCCACTCTATCTCTGGTCAACAGCAGAATTTACCAGCGAGAATGGCAAAGTTCGCTATATCCAGGGGGTCTACTACGGGGTCATGCTGGTGATGATCCTATACAACCTGTTCCTGTTCCTCTTCGTGAAGGATCGAAACTATCTGCATTACGTGGTTTACATCACCAGTTACCTGCTGTTCCAACTCTCCCTCAACGGCTATGCCCAACTCTACCTCTGGCCGGAAAATCCCTGGTGGGCGAATCGCTCGGTGCCTTTCTTCGTTGGTCTGGTAACTTTCTTCGCCATCAGTTTCTCCCGACAGTTCCTCACCACGCGGAAATATATGCCGAGGGCCGACTGGTTGTTAAAGGGTCTGATGGTGTTCAGCCTGGGCATCATGCTAGGCGGCCTGTTCCTGACCTACGACATCATGGCCCCTGTCTCAAATATTGCGGGCGTATTGTTACCCATAGTGCTCTTGCCCACCGGCTATCTCAGCTTGCGCTCAGGTTACCGGCCCGCACGATTCTACGTTATCGCCTGGAGTATGTTTCTGCTCGGGATCTTTGTCACCGGTTTGATGTTCACAGGCTTTGTACCACGTAACCTGTTTACCAGCTATGCGATGCAGGTCGGCTCCGCCATGGAAGTCGTGCTGCTCTCCATCGCACTGGCGGACCGCATCAACATATTGCGGCGCGAGAAGGAGATCGCCCAGCGCGAATCCACAAAAAACCTTCAGCAGCTCAACGAAGGGTTGGAAGCTCAGGTGGAACAACGCACGCAGGAGCTGGCCAGGCACGCAAGCATGCTGGAGCAGACCGTGTTGGAACGCACCGCAGACCTGCGTCACAGCAACGACGAATTGTCACGGGCCGTACACGCCAAAGATCAATTCCTCGCCACCATGAGCCATGAACTACGCACGCCTCTTACTGCCATCCTGGGTCTCTCGGAGATATTGTCCGGAAAAAGACCCGGACCACTCACCGATCTGCAACAGCGCTATATCGGCATCATCTCTGACAGCGGTAACCACTTGCTTGCACTGATCAACGATATTCTGGACATTGCCCAGATCGAATCCCAAGGCATGGAACTTGAGCCCGATTGGATTCAGGTGGAGGATATCTGTCAGGCCAGTCTGGCACTGGTCATGCCCGCTGCGGAGAAAAAGGGCCAGCACATTGCTTTCAAACGGGATCCAAAGACAGAAACTGTTTGGGCAGATAAGGTTCGCTTGAAGCAGATCCTGGTCAACCTGATGGGAAATGCAGTGAAATTCACCCAGGACGGGGGGACAATTGGTCTGGATGTCCAAGGAAAGCAAGAGGACAACAGCATCGAATTCACCGTATGGGACACCGGATGCGGTATCGCAACGGAAGATCTTGAAGGGTTGTTTAAACCCTTTGTCCAGTTGGACAACACCTTCTCGCGCCAGCACGAAGGAACAGGACTCGGGCTCAATCTTGTGTACCGGCTGACAGAATTGCACGGAGGCAGCATCAGGGTGGAAAGTGAGGTTGGGCACGGCAGCCGCTTTATAGTGCGCCTGACATGGAACAGGGACGCGCAGATTCAGGTCGAGCCACCCGCTCAAGCGAGCAACTTACCCGCCTCCGATGCAGCGTCCCCTCGCACGGGATCAACTACCGTACTCATGGCGGAAGACAATGAACTCAATCTAATCATACTTTCCGAATTCCTTACCGATCGAGGTTTCAAAATCCTGTCAGCAAGAAACGGCGTGGAAGCCGTTCAAATGGCATCGAATACTCATCCGGATATCATCCTGATGGATATCCAGATGCCCAAGATGGATGGACTGGAAGCAACACGACGCATCCGGGCGTTACCACAACTGGCATCGGTTCCAATCATCGCCCTGACCGCACTGGTCATGCCGGGCGATAAAGAGCGTTGCATGGAGGCCGGTACCGATAGCTATTTGAGCAAACCGGTGAATCTGAGCCAGTTGTCAGAGGAGATGACCTCACTGCTGAAGAAACACTCATCGACTTAG
- a CDS encoding phospholipase A, with product MAVACLLQPVLTQADAVGEHEECLLDALRNAPGDTTIAELRKGCKDAGNNQITDNAAPTVAVDEPSASSPVETRLQSEKSTQDNPFVITPHKMNYVLFASYEDDPNTAPYSGIAPSDNLLDNTEIEFQLSLKVPVMEDLFGGIGNVYMAYTNHSYWQAYNKPISSPFRETNHEPEAFLDLKSDWTLFGWRNPLNRFSIVHQSNGQSGNLSRSWNRLYAQFILQRGDMVLSIKPWYRIPEDEEDDDNPDIDDFLGHGELAGVYKNGHHTYNFMLRNNFQSDNKGAVELGWTFPLYGRLRGYMKYFNGYGESLIDYNAKSHRLGFGVALTDWL from the coding sequence TTGGCTGTTGCCTGTCTGTTGCAGCCGGTGTTGACGCAGGCGGATGCTGTTGGTGAACATGAAGAGTGTCTGCTCGATGCCCTCAGGAATGCGCCCGGGGACACGACGATAGCCGAGCTGAGGAAAGGTTGTAAGGATGCTGGAAATAATCAGATAACTGACAATGCAGCACCAACTGTCGCGGTTGACGAACCATCTGCATCCTCCCCGGTTGAAACACGGCTGCAGAGTGAGAAGTCGACACAGGATAATCCCTTTGTCATTACCCCGCACAAGATGAACTATGTACTCTTCGCTTCCTATGAAGACGATCCAAACACAGCACCATATAGTGGGATTGCCCCGAGTGACAATCTTTTGGATAACACCGAGATAGAGTTTCAGTTGAGCCTCAAGGTTCCGGTGATGGAGGATCTTTTCGGTGGTATCGGTAACGTCTATATGGCCTATACGAACCACTCCTATTGGCAGGCATATAACAAACCGATCTCTTCACCTTTCCGTGAGACCAACCATGAACCGGAGGCCTTCCTTGACTTGAAAAGTGATTGGACACTGTTTGGCTGGAGAAATCCGCTCAACCGTTTTTCGATCGTGCACCAGTCAAACGGACAGAGCGGCAACCTCTCCCGGAGCTGGAATCGTCTCTATGCCCAGTTCATTTTGCAACGGGGGGATATGGTGCTGAGTATCAAGCCGTGGTATCGCATTCCCGAGGATGAGGAGGACGACGATAACCCGGATATCGATGACTTCCTGGGGCATGGTGAACTTGCCGGCGTCTATAAAAATGGCCATCACACCTACAATTTTATGTTGCGCAACAATTTTCAAAGCGATAACAAAGGGGCGGTGGAACTGGGCTGGACCTTCCCGCTTTATGGCCGCCTTCGGGGTTATATGAAATATTTCAACGGTTATGGAGAAAGTCTGATCGACTATAACGCCAAAAGTCACCGCTTGGGTTTTGGCGTCGCTTTGACTGATTGGCTATGA
- the tadA gene encoding tRNA adenosine(34) deaminase TadA, with protein sequence MIFNKQDHHYMELALELAARAEIEGEVPVGAILVRDDKIIGQGWNRPIGHHDPTAHAEITALRDAGRREENYRLPGSTLYVTLEPCPMCAGAIIHARVGRVVYAARDPRSGAAGSVFDLLPSDLRFNHRVECEGGLLEMESGERLRQFFRLRRKNKE encoded by the coding sequence ATGATATTCAATAAACAAGACCACCACTACATGGAACTCGCCCTCGAACTCGCCGCCCGGGCAGAGATAGAAGGAGAGGTTCCCGTAGGCGCCATTCTGGTCCGAGACGACAAAATCATCGGCCAGGGATGGAATCGCCCAATCGGTCACCATGACCCCACTGCCCACGCCGAAATTACGGCCCTGCGTGATGCTGGACGGCGGGAAGAGAACTACCGCCTGCCTGGCTCCACTCTTTACGTTACACTGGAACCCTGTCCCATGTGTGCCGGTGCGATCATTCACGCCAGGGTGGGGCGGGTGGTTTATGCTGCCCGTGATCCTCGAAGCGGTGCCGCTGGCAGCGTGTTCGACCTCCTGCCTTCCGATTTGCGTTTCAACCACCGTGTCGAGTGTGAAGGGGGTTTATTGGAGATGGAGAGTGGTGAACGCTTACGGCAGTTTTTCAGACTACGCAGAAAAAACAAGGAGTAG
- a CDS encoding DUF302 domain-containing protein codes for MKLLRNFLAVIGLLTLLIVTVAVSQIWSATRQFDPDAFTLYREFAGNLLETGDLASAFVWRVKVEDDIKAEDVKESMKSLAVDRNFFFVSDSPFYKQVKAVTGKDFRHVSFMQFCDVKVGVKMLDHNDAYSAFMPCVISVVEDKEGKVWLYAMNMDFLIHGAKELPPELKSDALRVRRVMREIMEGAASGEF; via the coding sequence ATGAAACTGTTAAGAAACTTTTTGGCCGTTATCGGTCTGCTTACCCTTTTGATTGTTACTGTGGCTGTAAGTCAGATCTGGTCAGCCACCCGGCAATTTGATCCCGATGCCTTTACTCTCTATCGAGAATTTGCCGGTAATCTCCTGGAAACCGGCGATCTGGCCAGCGCCTTTGTCTGGCGAGTAAAGGTGGAAGACGATATTAAAGCTGAGGACGTCAAGGAATCCATGAAGAGCCTTGCCGTTGACAGGAACTTCTTCTTTGTCAGCGACTCGCCTTTTTACAAACAGGTCAAGGCTGTTACCGGAAAAGATTTCCGGCACGTGTCATTCATGCAGTTCTGCGACGTCAAGGTCGGTGTGAAGATGCTCGACCACAATGATGCCTATTCCGCCTTCATGCCCTGCGTGATCAGCGTGGTGGAGGATAAGGAAGGCAAGGTGTGGCTGTATGCAATGAATATGGATTTCCTCATCCACGGGGCCAAGGAATTACCCCCGGAGTTGAAGAGCGACGCCCTAAGGGTACGACGGGTGATGCGGGAGATTATGGAAGGCGCGGCCTCGGGTGAGTTCTGA